The Legionella cincinnatiensis genome includes a region encoding these proteins:
- a CDS encoding nitric-oxide reductase large subunit encodes MGNTSPVTINAHSNSDSVSNVLKWILLFTAIACFMALAWGTYKTYQLAPPLPQQFLSPSGQIIMTEEDIVAGKAGFQRADLMDYGSLYGMGSYFGEDYTAKYLVRLGRIIEDELGKQRFGTSFANLSEGDQYLVRKTMQHELQNIDLSQQTSTLSQPLTTAIQQLQTEISQNLLQHNLETGWTKAYSLDTKSAIQTADFLIYSSLTTIAHRPGQNSSYTNNWPYEPTMGNNPTPHTFYWTWISFCFVFLGFGFVLYIYHQYLSAPDNALKNPVLLGFAPLTASQRKVGQYFIIVALVLLVQIGVGALLAHYYAKRTDFYGININEILPFNFLRDVHIQTPIVWIALSWISSAVFLAPLISKKEAKNQGFFVSLLFWITLFIVGGAIIGDYLGIMGYVNEFWFWIGNQGLAYLQLGRLWQIGFCAGLFLWSFIVFRGMWPTWSRLKEATVEFWTGKIRLEHLFWASTLNVAILYCFGMIPLTGIEKSFTITDFWRWWVVHLWVEQSFEFFAACATAYLLMGTGLVSRLLAERAMLFETILIFLGGVIGTGHHWYWTGTPDIWVPLGSMFSFIEVLPLVLLIIDAIEERQLIKRKGDFTYNLAYLYILGASFWNFVGAGVFGGGTLNAPLINYYEHGTFLTLNHAHTALFGAFGLLGIGLIYFCLRYAAGENASWSDRLGVWAFWLYNLGVILWIILNFFPIGWSQLMDVYEHGYAHARSLEFYNTTLLWQWLRLPGDVLFALGALLMAYDFIQKLGPFFPKWISANSVEQNQRSRDKSVSEA; translated from the coding sequence ATGGGTAATACATCCCCAGTTACAATCAATGCTCACTCAAATTCTGATTCTGTTTCAAACGTACTTAAATGGATTTTATTGTTCACGGCAATTGCTTGTTTTATGGCTCTTGCGTGGGGCACTTATAAAACGTATCAACTTGCCCCTCCGTTGCCACAACAATTTTTATCCCCTTCAGGGCAAATCATTATGACTGAAGAGGATATAGTTGCAGGTAAAGCAGGATTTCAGCGTGCTGATCTTATGGATTATGGCAGTCTCTACGGTATGGGTTCCTATTTTGGAGAAGATTATACAGCAAAATATCTGGTACGTTTGGGACGAATCATAGAGGATGAACTAGGAAAACAACGTTTTGGAACATCATTTGCAAATCTTTCTGAAGGCGATCAATATCTGGTGCGTAAAACGATGCAGCACGAATTACAAAACATTGATCTCAGTCAACAAACAAGTACTTTATCTCAACCTCTAACTACAGCAATACAACAACTACAAACTGAAATTTCACAAAACCTGCTCCAGCATAATTTAGAAACGGGGTGGACGAAAGCATATAGTCTAGATACAAAAAGTGCGATACAAACAGCGGATTTTCTAATCTATTCTTCACTCACTACTATTGCTCATAGACCGGGGCAAAACAGCTCCTATACCAATAATTGGCCCTATGAACCGACTATGGGGAATAATCCAACGCCGCATACTTTTTACTGGACCTGGATCTCTTTTTGTTTTGTATTTTTGGGTTTTGGATTCGTATTATACATTTATCATCAATATCTGAGTGCACCAGATAATGCACTCAAAAATCCAGTGCTGTTGGGTTTTGCACCACTCACAGCAAGCCAGCGAAAAGTAGGACAGTATTTTATCATTGTTGCTCTGGTTCTGCTCGTTCAAATTGGTGTTGGCGCATTATTAGCTCATTACTATGCAAAGCGTACCGATTTTTATGGCATTAATATCAATGAAATTCTTCCTTTTAATTTTTTGCGTGATGTACACATCCAAACCCCTATTGTGTGGATCGCTCTTTCCTGGATTAGTTCTGCTGTTTTTCTTGCTCCATTAATTAGTAAAAAAGAAGCAAAAAATCAGGGTTTTTTTGTGAGTCTATTATTTTGGATCACTCTTTTTATCGTAGGGGGCGCAATTATTGGCGATTACTTAGGGATTATGGGCTATGTGAATGAATTCTGGTTTTGGATTGGCAATCAGGGCCTAGCGTACTTACAACTTGGCCGTTTATGGCAAATTGGGTTTTGTGCTGGACTTTTTCTTTGGAGTTTTATTGTTTTTCGCGGAATGTGGCCAACCTGGAGTCGATTAAAAGAGGCTACGGTTGAATTTTGGACGGGAAAAATTCGCTTGGAGCATCTTTTTTGGGCGAGTACATTAAATGTTGCCATTTTATATTGTTTTGGGATGATTCCTTTAACTGGAATTGAAAAATCATTCACCATTACTGACTTTTGGCGTTGGTGGGTGGTCCATCTTTGGGTCGAGCAATCTTTTGAATTTTTTGCCGCATGTGCTACGGCCTATCTTTTAATGGGAACCGGCTTGGTTTCTCGTCTTCTGGCAGAGCGTGCTATGTTGTTTGAAACCATTCTTATCTTTTTAGGTGGTGTCATTGGTACCGGACATCATTGGTATTGGACGGGAACACCAGATATATGGGTACCCCTTGGCTCCATGTTTTCTTTCATTGAGGTATTGCCTCTTGTACTTCTTATTATTGATGCAATTGAAGAACGTCAATTGATCAAACGTAAAGGGGATTTTACTTACAATCTCGCTTATCTCTATATTTTGGGCGCCTCATTTTGGAATTTTGTTGGTGCAGGAGTATTTGGTGGCGGGACACTCAATGCGCCCTTGATTAATTATTATGAGCATGGAACTTTTCTTACTTTGAATCATGCGCATACTGCCTTGTTCGGTGCCTTTGGTTTACTGGGTATTGGATTAATTTATTTTTGCTTACGTTATGCAGCAGGAGAGAATGCTTCATGGAGCGATCGCTTAGGGGTCTGGGCTTTTTGGTTATATAACCTTGGGGTCATCCTATGGATAATTTTAAACTTTTTTCCTATTGGCTGGTCGCAATTAATGGATGTTTATGAGCATGGCTATGCTCATGCTCGAAGCCTTGAGTTTTATAATACAACCCTATTATGGCAATGGTTGAGACTACCAGGTGATGTTCTATTTGCACTGGGTGCATTACTAATGGCCTATGATTTTATTCAAAAGTTAGGTCCTTTTTTTCCAAAGTGGATAAGTGCCAACAGTGTGGAACAAAATCAGAGGAGCAGGGATAAATCAGTTTCTGAAGCGTAA
- a CDS encoding rubredoxin, producing MQEYKKFICVICGFIYDEAEGWPEEGIEPGTLWADVPDDWFCPECGACKEDFDMVELVVVE from the coding sequence ATGCAGGAATACAAAAAATTTATTTGCGTTATTTGTGGCTTTATATATGACGAAGCAGAAGGATGGCCAGAAGAGGGAATTGAGCCGGGCACACTTTGGGCTGATGTGCCAGACGACTGGTTTTGCCCAGAATGTGGCGCTTGTAAGGAAGATTTTGATATGGTTGAACTAGTCGTGGTTGAATAA
- a CDS encoding FAD-dependent oxidoreductase, whose protein sequence is MSLEFNVLVVGGGIVGLASALAMAQRGYTVAVIDAGSLTAGALRADTRVYAINYASQMLLQQLNVWHHLEESRVSPYCRMHVWDFVSGAHIDFDSRYVAEQNLGFIMEESILKYALFKQIAVHPTIHLFPNSFVEAVRCDDDEVIVSNMKQSWKGLLLMIADGAHSPVRQKLKVALTSWSYDQQALVATVFTEKEHKQTAFQVFRPDGPLAFLPLADPHQCSIVWSTDSNHAKELMNLSDHEFNKSLTQAFAKRLGQVEIMSMRHQFSLHMRHAKQYTGNRWLLLGDAAHTIHPLAGLGLNVGLADVNSWTQCLDAASGGLCSKKALGAYQRERKAAVWQIILLMEGFKRLFGNSFGPVVTLRSLGLGLCNGFTPIKRLFIQHARGVST, encoded by the coding sequence GCAGCGTGGCTATACTGTGGCCGTTATTGATGCAGGTTCATTAACAGCGGGTGCCTTACGTGCCGATACTCGTGTTTATGCCATCAATTATGCTTCACAAATGCTGTTACAACAATTAAATGTTTGGCACCATTTGGAAGAGTCAAGAGTTTCTCCCTATTGCCGTATGCATGTTTGGGACTTCGTAAGTGGTGCACATATTGATTTTGACTCACGCTATGTTGCTGAGCAAAACTTAGGTTTTATCATGGAAGAATCCATTCTTAAGTATGCTTTATTCAAGCAAATTGCCGTGCACCCTACAATTCATTTATTCCCAAATAGCTTTGTGGAAGCGGTAAGGTGTGACGATGATGAAGTTATTGTGAGCAACATGAAGCAAAGCTGGAAAGGGTTGCTATTAATGATCGCTGATGGAGCCCATTCTCCAGTACGACAAAAACTAAAAGTTGCCTTAACCAGCTGGTCTTATGATCAGCAAGCTTTGGTCGCTACAGTGTTTACTGAGAAAGAACATAAACAAACTGCTTTTCAAGTATTTCGTCCCGATGGACCTTTAGCATTTTTACCATTGGCAGATCCACATCAATGCTCCATTGTTTGGTCTACTGATTCCAATCATGCAAAAGAATTAATGAACCTCTCCGATCACGAATTTAATAAGTCACTTACCCAAGCCTTTGCTAAAAGATTAGGTCAAGTAGAAATAATGAGCATGCGCCATCAATTCTCTTTACATATGAGGCATGCAAAACAATATACCGGTAATCGTTGGCTGCTTCTTGGCGATGCCGCACATACAATTCACCCTTTGGCCGGTTTAGGTTTAAATGTTGGATTAGCTGATGTAAATTCCTGGACTCAGTGCTTGGATGCAGCTTCTGGTGGTCTTTGTTCGAAAAAAGCATTAGGCGCTTATCAACGCGAACGCAAGGCTGCTGTATGGCAAATTATATTGCTTATGGAGGGATTTAAACGCTTATTTGGTAATTCCTTTGGGCCTGTGGTTACTTTACGTAGTTTAGGTTTGGGATTGTGTAACGGATTTACCCCTATAAAACGTTTATTCATTCAACATGCTCGAGGCGTGTCAACCTAG